The proteins below come from a single Triticum aestivum cultivar Chinese Spring chromosome 5D, IWGSC CS RefSeq v2.1, whole genome shotgun sequence genomic window:
- the LOC123123794 gene encoding aspartokinase 1, chloroplastic, whose translation MVAALRLAAVAWDSPTAVSASRLGRERASLCAAARPGGQCCARRGLVLRCQSGGGAAATAATLKKGEAADAAGFTVVMKFGGSSVSSAARMREMADLILSFPEERPVVVLSAMGKTTNNLLLAGEKAVSCGAPKASEINELAVIKELHLRTIDELGLDSSIVSGFLDELEQLLKGVAMMKELTLRTRDYLVSFGECMSTRIFAAYLNKLGKKARQYDAFDLGFITTDDFTNADILEATYPAVAKRLHGDWIDDPAIPVVTGFLGKGWKSCAVTTLGRGGSDLTATTIGKALGLREIQVWKDVDGVLTCDPNIYANAVPVPYLTFDEAAELAYFGAQVLHPQSMRPAREGGIPVRVKNSYNRHAPGTVITKTRDMRKSILTSIVLKSNITMLDIVSTRMLGQYGFLAKVFSIFEDLGISVDSVATSEVSISLTLDPSKLWSRELIQQELDNVVEELEKIAVVHLLQHRSIISLIGNVQRSSLILEKAFNVLRRNGVNVQMISQGASKVNISLVVNDSEAKQCVQALHSAFFENGFLSEVEEADLAQNRVPVLVSSNGAINGN comes from the exons ATGGTGGCCGCGCTGCGTCTCGCGGCGGTCGCGTGGGATTCTCCGACGGCCGTCTCCGCCTCCAGGCTCGGGAGGGAGAGGGCATCCTTGTGCGCGGCCGCCAGGCCGGGAGGGCAATGCTGTGCCCGGAGGGGGCTGGTGCTCCGCTGCCAGAGCGGGGGCGGGGCGGCCGCGACGGCGGCCACGCTCAAGAAGGGCGAGGCGGCGGATGCGGCCGGGTTCACCGTCGTGATGAAGTTCGGCGGCTCATCGGTGTCGTCTGCCGCGCGGATGCGGGAGATGGCCGACCTCATCCTCAGCTTCCCCGAGGAGAGGCCCGTCGTCGTCCTCTCCGCCATGGGCAAGACCACCAACAACCTTCTCCTG GCCGGAGAGAAGGCGGTGAGCTGCGGCGCCCCCAAGGCGTcggaaatcaacgagctcgccgTCATCAAGGAGCTCCATCTCAG GACCATCGATGAGCTTGGACTAGATAGCTCCATTGTTTCAG GTTTTTTGGACGAATTGGAGCAACTGCTTAAGGGTGTTGCTATGATGAAAGAGCTGACTCTTAGGACACGAGATTACCTTGTATCCTTTGGTGAATGCATGTCTACAAGAATATTTGCTGCATATTTGAATAAACTTGGGAAGAAGGCACGACAG TATGATGCTTTTGATCTTGGCTTTATAACCACTGACGATTTCACAAATGCCGATATTCTCGAAGCAACTTATCCTGCTGTTGCAAAGAGGCTACATGGAGATTGGATTGATGACCCTGCTATTCCTGTAGTGACTGGTTTCCTTGGGAAG GGATGGAAATCATGTGCGGTCACAACGTTAGGAAGGGGCGGCAGTGACTTGACCGCTACAACCATTGGCAAAGCCTTGGGGTTAAGAGAAATCCAG GTTTGGAAGGATGTAGACGGTGTGTTGACGTGTGATCCAAATATTTATGCAAACGCGGTACCAGTACCTTACTTGACTTTTGATGAGGCGGCTGAACTTGCTTATTTTGGTGCACAG GTTTTGCATCCCCAATCCATGCGACCAGCTAGGGAAGGTGGTATCCCAGTTCGAGTGAAGAACTCATATAACCGTCATGCACCTGGCACTGTGATCACTAAAACAAGAGATATGCGCAAG AGCATATTAACCAGCATTGTCCTGAAATCAAATATTACCATGCTGGATATAGTGAGCACAAGGATGCTCGGACAGTATGGCTTtctagcaaag GTCTTCTCTATATTTGAAGATTTGGGTATCTCTGTTGATTCTGTGGCTACTAGTGAAGTCAGCATATCATTGACACTGGATCCATCAAAACTTTGGAGTCGTGAATTGATCCAGCAG GAGCTTGATAATGTAGTTGAAGAACTTGAAAAGATTGCGGTTGTTCATCTCCTACAGCACAGATCAATCATTTCCCTGATAGGGAACGTGCAGAGATCGTCTCTGATTCTTGAGAAG GCGTTCAACGTTCTACGCAGAAATGGTGTTAATGTTCAGATGATTTCGCAAGGGGCGTCCAAG GTGAACATCTCCTTGGTGGTCAATGACAGCGAGGCGAAGCAGTGCGTGCAAGCCCTCCACTCAGCATTCTTCGAGAACGGTTTCTTGTCAGAAGTCGAGGAAGCGGATCTTGCACAGAACAGGGTCCCAGTCCTAGTAAGCTCTAATGGTGCTATCAATGGAAACTAG